A window of Aricia agestis chromosome 3, ilAriAges1.1, whole genome shotgun sequence contains these coding sequences:
- the LOC121740380 gene encoding uncharacterized protein LOC121740380: MSSSTRRKCLRSQTRGTIAKVYEFLKKDARDILELVSDPVCSASPILISKLSEHLNSVRKRTAMAVGVSERTITNILAEGKESDSKFKSPHKDRKKRLKKLELDNFNVDVIRSTIQNYHLEHRELPTLLKLKRIFQDKLNYDGSISTLRTALLKLGYKWRKTVDNRRVIIERHDIQKLRFSYLKNLLRYRQENRCIVYTDESYILTNHVQNKGWGNKDGPPLKRNLSKGQRIIIVHAGSEQGFVPNALLTYKANSVSGDYHSNMNAENYEKWLKERLVPNLPPNSVVVLDNASYHNVQNDRAPNSNSKKIEMVRWLTEKNIAFNQDMKKIELYDLIKKNKEKYICYKIDDILQPYGIKVLRLPPYHPELNPIENVWGILKNYIASHNVDQNVTEIMKLINERLSQIDDGMWGNTCRHVQKKEEEYYRNFDMESEFIINLGESSESENSSFDFSSSDSE, translated from the exons ATGTCTAGTTCTACACGGAGAAAATGTTTAAGGAGtcag ACTCGAGGAACCATTGCTAAGGTATACGAATTTCTGAAAAAAGATGCGAGAGATATATTGGAATTAGTAAGTGATCCAGTTTGCAGTGCAAGTCCAATTTTAATATCGAAATTAAGTGAACATTTAAATAGCGTACGGAAAAGAACAGCAATGGCAGTGGGGGTATCAGAGAGAACAATTACTAATATATTGGCTGAAGGAAAAGAATCTGACTCTAAATTTAAATCTCCGCATAAAGACCGTAAAAAACGTTTAAAGAAGTTAGAATTAGACAACTTTAACGTCGATGTTATACGTTCCACTATTCAAAATTACCATTTAGAACATCGTGAGTTACCTACCTTGCTAAAGTTGAAAAGAATATTTCAAGATAAACTTAACTATGATGGAAGTATTTCGACTCTGCGTACAGCTTTGTTAAAGTTGGGATACAAATGGCGAAAAACTGTGGATAACAGACGTGTTATTATAGAGCGGCATGACATCCAAAAACTACGATTTTCCTACCTAAAAAATTTACTCAGATACCGTCAAGAAAATCGGTGTATCGTATATACAGATGAGAGCTACATCTTAACTAATCATGTGCAAAACAAAGGATGGGGTAACAAAGATGGACCACCTTTAAAGAGAAACCTGTCGAAAGGACAAAGAATTATCATTGTGCATGCTGGTTCAGAACAAGGTTTCGTACCTAACGCACTATTGACATACAAAGCAAATAGTGTTTCTGGTGATTACCACTCTAACATGAACGCAGAAAACTATGAAAAGTGGCTAAAAGAACGTCTAGTACCGAATCTTCCACCTAACTCTGTGGTTGTGCTTGACAATGCCTCATACCATAACGTTCAAAATGACAGAGCCCCAAATTCTAATTCCAAAAAAATAGAAATGGTGAGATGGCTGACAGAAAAAAACATAGCTTTTAATCAAGATATGAAAAAAATCGAACTGTAtgatttgattaaaaaaaataaagaaaaatatatctgTTACAAGATTGACGACATACTTCAGCCATATGGCATAAAAGTTCTTCGACTGCCACCATATCATCCTGAACTAAACCCTATAGAAAATGTGTggggaattttaaaaaattatattgcttCGCATAATGTCGATCAAAATGTGACGGAAATAATGAAACTCATAAATGAACGTTTAAGTCAAATTGATGATGGGATGTGGGGTAATACTTGTCGACATGTAcaaaagaaagaagaagaatacTATAGAAATTTTGACATGGAGTCAGAATTCATAATTAACCTTGGTGAGAGCAGCGAATCCGAAAATTCATCATTTGATTTTTCAAGTAGCGATTCTGAATAA
- the LOC121740367 gene encoding uncharacterized protein LOC121740367, whose product MARCVTCDRSLYRGVRRHVLTHHFFDSRRDFVERIFQNLQPLQELAFDGTRSICHPCWHRIEQSLHQRPRTPPIRQVSPSRAAIQVPGFTRAANTSRRCMMESCNNVQLRQMPNSIKVFLLSYYHLYIPPLARICENHLRNTALEDMSQSVSHAQTDFNSGSFGDIVRMYTLALENRCKLNFNNLDEITAEDLHFWTGLNHEEFNSLFDQLPTLSRRSFSAREDLGIYLAKIRTGEPSIRLATLFNKSRQSIDRKIKLARQCLNNDFVPLHLGLDHISRSEIVERNRILPNYIFGDDLWTKALIICDGGYIFIQKSSNFFFQRECYSLHKYTNLIKPFMLVCGDGHILDVAGPYAATASDAVIMRHILENPDGPPEEAPINYYLEQGDTFIVDRGFRDVIPLLESCGYTVHMPPTKRRGETQLTCEEANKSRLVTLCRWVVETINGRFKRDFKMFRYRVFNTALPTVMMDYRIAAALINAFQQPYEDSQYTEQFIETINRNMNRPNLLADYVVERNLNRQRATFVRLEVNDQTFEDFPRLTQEELILFAVGTYHCKIARSYCSEHIKRTGVYEIEAYRDPVLMTLNGEEGALIRCRIQSRHVRSRIYYTYILYKNENSRYAILEHYCTCIHGKRTLGSCAHVMSIIYYLSWARFQNDFIHPGHTLDYVILDLENE is encoded by the exons ATGGCTAGATGTGTTACGTGTGATCGATCATTATACCGTGGTGTTCGGAGACACGTTCTTACGCATCATTTTTTTGATTCCCGGAGAGATTTCGTTGAGCGCATTTTCCAGAACTTGCAACCGCTACAGGAG cTTGCATTTGATGGAACGAGGTCGATATGCCATCCTTGTTGGCATAGAATTGAGCAATCCTTACATCAGCGACCACGTACTCCACCTATACGTCAAGTGTCACCGAGTCGTGCAGCAATCCAAGTTCCGGGTTTCACTAGAGCGGCAAACACTTCCCGTCGCTGTATGATGGAGAGTTGTAATAATGTGCAACTCCGGCAAATGCCTAATTCAATTAAGGTATTTTTGCTCAGTTATTACCACCTGTACATACCCCCACTTGCGAGGATTTGCGAAAATCATCTTCGAAATACTGCATTGGAAGACATGTCTCAGAGTGTGTCTCATGCTCAAACTGATTTTAATAGTGGAAGTTTCGGAGACATTGTACGTATGTATACATTAGCACTAGAAAACAGATGCAAATTGAATTTTAACAATTTGGATGAAATAACAGCAGAAGATTTACATTTTTGGACTGGCTTGAACCATGAAGAGTTCAATAGCTTATTTGATCAATTACCGACTTTGTCCCGCAGATCTTTTTCTGCTCGAGAGGATCTAGGTATATATTTAGCTAAAATAAGAACGGGTGAACCCAGTATACGACTGGCAACGCTTTTTAATAAATCAAGACAAAGTATAGACAGAAAAATTAAATTGGCGAGACAGTGCCTTAACAATGATTTTGTTCCATTACATTTAGGGCTAGATCACATTAGCAGATCAGAAATAGTCGAAAGAAACCGAATTCTTCCCAACTACATCTTTGGGGATGACCTTTGGACAAAAGCATTAATAATATGTGACGGAGGttacattttcatacaaaaaagcTCTAACTTCTTCTTCCAAAGAGAATGCTACAGTCTTCATAAATACACAAATCTAATCAAGCCTTTTATGTTGGTCTGCGGTGatggacatattttagatgtcgCAGGTCCATACGCAGCCACTGCCTCAGATGCTGTAATCATGCGGCACATTTTGGAAAATCCTGATGGCCCACCTGAGGAGGcaccaattaattattatcttgaaCAAGGTGATACGTTCATTGTTGATAGAGGTTTCCGGGATGTTATTCCTCTGCTTGAGTCGTGCGGCTATACAGTCCATATGCCCCCAACGAAAAGGCGCGGTGAAACACAATTAACATGTGAAGAAGCCAATAAATCTAGATTGGTGACCTTGTGTAGATGGGTTGTTGAAACAATAAATGGAAGGTTCAAGCGTGACTTCAAAATGTTTAGATACCGGGTATTTAATACAGCTTTACCTACCGTAATGATGGATTACAGAATAGCTGCAGCACTAATAAACGCGTTTCAACAGCCCTACGAAGATAGCCAATATACAGAACAGTTTATAGAAACCATAAACAGGAACATGAATAGGCCCAATCTTTTGGCTGACTATGTTGTTGAGCGCAACTTAAATCGCCAACGAGCAACCTTTGTGCGCTTGGAAGTTAATGACCAGACATTCGAAGATTTCCCCAGACTGACACAAGAAGAACTAATATTGTTTGCCGTGGGAACATATCATTGCAAAATAGCACGTTCCTATTGCAGTGAGCACATAAAACGAACAGGTGTTTATGAAATTGAAGCTTACAGAGATCCAGTACTTATGACATTGAATGGTGAAGAAGGAGCATTGATAAGATGCCGAATTCAATCTAGGCACGTTAGAAGTAGAATTTACTACacatatatattgtataaaaatgaaaatagtaGATACGCTATTTTAGAACACTATTGTACATGTATTCACGGAAAGAGGACATTGGGCAGCTGTGCTCATGTGATGAGTATTATATATTACTTGAGCTGGGCCAGATTTCAAAATGACTTTATTCATCCTGGACACACATTGGATTATGTAATTCTAGATTTAGAAAATgaataa